In Anopheles gambiae chromosome 2, idAnoGambNW_F1_1, whole genome shotgun sequence, a single window of DNA contains:
- the LOC1270245 gene encoding peroxisomal targeting signal 1 receptor: protein MSFKELVEPECGGANPLMNLGRQVRKDVALQDEGLAGGRSSFAGGDRELVNEFMGQIAPVPQTFRMNELLQEMREIDAQNHRQQQIVGAGRSIEFAPGDAAWADQFRGEMMVESKLSSVWSQSNMAPIQTNTAHPLQRPANQEFLNSYERNQMPSVRMAANEMMYQSMAGQQMMGNPNLQQSQFVRFMNNVSTGNVLINDGQVSSSVWENRFDELEASSSKGKQEQQEQKVQEQAQKPEDDWAKAFEAEKQEQDEASDSYNKQFWERLQDEWRTLAEGEGKHPWLSEFNDFYDPFKEYKFDEENPMADVENAFEKGKAFLAQGDIPSAVLCFESAVKQDPENPEIWEQLGFAQAENEKDPNAIAAFNKALSFNPNNMPVLMALAISYTNEVLQNQALRMLIRWMKCNPKYEQLVPPEMLQAQESPVASSFMGGPKLQDVQELFIKAVQQSPTEIDADIQEALGVLFNLSSEYDKAVDCFQAVLQVRPDSSKAWNRLGASLANGNRSLEAVTAYQRALDIQPGFIRARFNVGIICVNLKAYKEAAEHLLTALNLQATSATRSGLKVNSMSQQMSSAIWTLLRMVLSLMSRQDLHTAIDNRDLEVLNREFPMSND from the exons ATGTCGTTCAAAGAGCTGGTAGAGCCGGAATGTGGCGGAGCGAATCCGCTGATGAACCTGGGCCGGCAGGTGCGGAAGGACGTAGCGCTGCAGGATGAAGGGTTGGCCGGCGGTCGAAGCTCCTTCGCCGGTGGCGACCGTGAGCTGGTGAACGAGTTCATGGGCCAGATAGCACCGGTACCGCAAACCTTCCGCATGAACGAGCTACTCCAGGAGATGCGGGAAATCGATGCCCAAaaccaccggcagcagcagatcgTTGGTGCGGGCCGTTCGATCGAGTTTGCGCCCGGAGACGCCGCTTGGGCGGATCAGTTTCGAGGCGAAATGATGGTGGAAAGCAAACTGTCGAGC GTTTGGTCGCAATCCAACATGGCACCGATTCAGACCAATACCGCACACCCGTTACAGCGACCGGCCAACCAGGAGTTTCTCAATTCGTACGAAAGAAATCAAATGCCCTCGGTGCGAATGGCGGCCAATGAAATGATGTACCAGTCCATGGCGGGACAGCAAATGATGGGCAATCCAAACTTACAGCAGAGTCAG TTTGTGCGATTTATGAACAACGTCAGTACGGGGAACGTACTAATTAACGACGGCCAAGTGTCCAGCAGCGTGTGGGAGAACCGGTTCGACGAACTCGAGGCAAGCTCATCGAAGGGAAAGCAGGAACAGCAGGAGCAAAAGGTGCAAGAGCAAGCGCAGAAGCCGGAGGACGATTGGGCCAAGGCGTTCGAGGCGGAAAAGCAGGAGCAGGACGAAGCGTCCGACTCCTACAACAAGCAGTTCTGGGAGCGCCTGCAGGACGAGTGGCGTACGCTGGCGGAGGGCGAGGGCAAGCATCCGTGGCTGTCCGAGTTTAACGACTTTTACGATCCCTTCAAGGAGTACAAGTTCGACGAGGAAAATCCGATGGCGGACGTGGAGAATGCGTTCGAGAAGGGGAAAGCCTTCCTGGCGCAGGGTGACATCCCGAGCGCCGTCCTGTGCTTCGAGTCGGCCGTCAAGCAGGATCCCGAGAATCCGGAAATCTGGGAACAGCTCGGCTTTGCGCAGGCGGAAAACGAAAAGGACCCGAACGCGATTGCCGCGTTCAACAAGGCGCTTTCCTTCAATcccaacaacatgcccgtgcTGATGGCGCTGGCCATCTCGTACACGAACGAGGTGCTGCAAAACCAAGCGCTCCGGATGCTGATTCGCTGGATGAAGTGCAATCCGAAGTACGAGCAGCTGGTGCCGCCGGAAATGCTGCAGGCGCAGGAGTCACCCGTGGCCAGCTCGTTCATGGGCGGACCGAAGCTGCAGGACGTGCAGGAGCTGTTCATCAAGGCGGTGCAGCAGTCGCCAACGGAGATCGACGCGGACATACAGGAAGCGCTGGGCGTGCTGTTCAATCTGTCCTCCGAGTACGACAAGGCGGTCGACTGCTTCCAGGCCGTGCTGCAGGTACGGCCGGACAGCTCGAAAGCCTGGAACCGGCTCGGTGCTAGCTTAGCCAACGGTAATCGTTCGCTGGAGGCGGTCACCGCGTACCAGCGGGCGCTCGACATCCAGCCCGGGTTTATCCGCGCACGGTTTAACGTTGGCATTATTTGCGTCAATCTGAAGGCGTACAAGGAAGCGGCCGAGCATCTGCTGACGGCCCTAAACCTCCAGGCTACCTCGGCGACCCGGTCCGGGTTGAAGGTTAACTCAATGTCGCAGCAGATGTCGAGCGCGATCTGGACGCTGCTGCGCATGGTGCTGT